The DNA window TGGTAAATGATAATCTTAGCGGACAGTCCTGGTATGTACTAGTCATGGCAGTTATAAGCAAAAGCTAAACAGGAGCATAACTACAAAATCATTACTTGCACTGTACAAAGATATGTTTCATCATTAACTTTTCCCCTTTTTTAAaagttgatatgtatgtatcatgaaTGGAAATCTACTGTGAATGTGTTATCATCATGCAACATTTGAACACACCACaataatacagatataaatgaaaacatcacactgGAAAAGAAGATTCAATCTACTAATGAAAGTTAGGTGTCATTATGATATGGCATTGGTGGGAAGCATATTAACTAGAGGTGTgcacctttatttcctggataTCTGGAACTACAATGACGACTATTCTAGGATAGCGAAATTGTTACTTTTACAATACTCTGGGATGTGCATAACCTAAGCTTGTTGCTTGTGTACATTAAGTCTAATACATATGTCACAGATATTCATAACTTTAATCTAATGGATTCTCAAATATCAAATTAGTATCAAAATCAGGCTACATCCGCAGTTTTAGAAGGTTCTGTTAGTTAGGGTAACCCTTTGAATTTCTATGTTTCTCGACATACTGCCTTAGAAATGATGAGTTGGTCAGTCAGTTaattcattttgtgttttcacTTTGGTGATGCTGTCAACTCATAATATACTTTTAAAAAGTCAACACGCTTTAGAAATTACAATTAAAGACAGAATGAAACTCTGATGTATTCAAATGGACAGTATCAAATTTCAggaataaatgataattttcgcCCAGGATACATGCATGGGGTTGCCATCTTACCATCAGTGAAATTGTGACTGTTTTTCTGATCTGCAGTCATAAAGGGCAGTATTTAAAAGAGTATTTAAAAGAAACTGACCAGGTTTCATAAAAGAAAAGTGACATCTGGGTCACgagaaacatacaaatatagGATCATAGATGAGAATCTTAAGTGATGGGTGTCTACTCTTCATATGacatgatttttaaaaagaaaattttgataCAACTCCACATCATCCTAACCTTGAAAAGATAGATGAAACACATGCTAACTGAAATCTACTCTTTCGTGAAATGTCATATAAAACTATGCAGATTTACTGTTATTGGAGAATTTTCACATAAACTATTCTCAAATCTGTTAATGAATGATTCATTCATGCATCATTGCCAACATATTGTCAATAACTACACTAAAATCTACCACTATCAATTGATACCATATTGTAAATACTAACTTTCGTCTCATTTCCCCGTTTACTCGTAAGATGGCAAGTTGTTGATACCGCAACAATGAGTGAAAGATGTACTTTTTTCCCAAAAGATATGACTAACAACCAATGCTTACTGTTGTCTAATAGTTTGGCAAAACAGTTTGATAAAACATTGGCTGTTTGATAGTAGGAGACAAGACAGATAGTATTTACAAATTGATACAGTCTGAATACAACTAATTCTCACCTCTGCAGTTTTCAGATAATCATAAAAGTTTGATCCATCAATATGACCATGTGCAGGGATTAGATTCCAGTTCTGATGCTGACCATCTCGGCAACTAGTGGTAACAATGTCATAAACTTTATTGTGAGTGAGATGCTGCTATGTGAAATATAAGACGTGATAACTATACAAATGGGTACTTACAGAATTACAAAAACCTACAACTTCACaaatttggtttggtttgatgtTGTATCAAATGGGGTCTTCAAAActagttaaagtggccatatggatgaggcgtggatttttattttggattaatTCCAAACAACTTTACGAAACAacattgaaaaatgtgtaaaatatctgtttacaaatcacaccctgtatgtgtgtacagtaacaaactgtTTCCACATTCTTTAGTTCAACTTACCTGTGAATATTGGTACTTTCTGTCACAGCATCACACCATTGCAAGAATCCAACACTCACTACACATGCTTGGATGAATATGACAATAGTAAATCCACCATTGACCAGAAGGCTTGGTACAATCCACATGTTTCTGTAAGCAAACATTATccatcaaatttgtttttgcatCATTTTGTCAAGGATAAAGTACAACATGTACTGTTGCTATGAAGATAGAGGAAACAGTGGCTCTCTTTTGGATCAGAAACTAAATGCTTGAGTGAAAGGTTAATTGCCACTGCACCAAGAAACATTTTGTGGCAACTGCATGGAAATGAATCACTCATATAACTACACCTACATTATAATAGACAACTATTGCATGGCCATGAGTGCTTGATGGCAATTATTATCCTTTGGAACCTACTAGCTATTTCCAAAAGGCCAATTATGTTGCAGTCTGCAGTCATTAGAGGGAATAATTAGTACCTGGGGACTgaatacagacatgtacattgttataATAGCTGTTTTGTAACACATTATACATTCAAATGTTACActatattgaaatataattatagaaatatttcatgatattcCTGTTAGTGTGAGCTGTTATGCAGATATCAACCTTATTTTAGTTTGTCAGATGgaatcatacattttttttaattctttacTTGCATTACAAAATGAAGAAAGTAAATTAATATGCCCTTGTTTTACTCAAAATCTAAGTTATTGCTCAGACCacttttctatagtggtctgaggttaatgTAGTACTTCTTCATAAGCTGAATAATAATCGTTTCCATTGGTATACATAAGCAGGATATTAACTTACTTATTATATTACTTGTTTTCTTTGATACATTAGTGATCAGAAGTGAGATAACTTATTGTTTTCGTTGTGCTATACTAGTGATCAGTAGCAGGATAGTAAGTGATCttcctttgtttttctttataaAGTCTCGTGATCATAAGAAACACAACTTACTTATTTTCTTTCTTCAACAGTACATAAATGTGGTATATTGCATTCACCAATGCAAACAGTGCAGCAACCACTTGAACACCAACACAGAAGTTACACGATGTTGCAGCCCCATAACTTTTAATGACAGGCTTTGTATCATTGACCCAATTAATATCTCCATACAAAGGACAGCCATTGAAATTATCCTGCAAGTAGaacataatttataatatcGTCATTTTTATTTCCATTCATTGAGCTCTCTGTGGTTAATACTTTAAAATCCAGCTATGATATCTATGTGACCTACACCTGACAGATTTGTCTTTGTGTACACTTCTGTATTTACTCAAAGTGTCACAATGGTGAATCTGAAGTTTCAGACTATGTGTATCAAgtgaacaacaacaaattataaCTGACCTGCAGTGACCAGGCCACTTGTAATTTGTTGCTGTTGATTTACAGCAATAAATAAGTACAATTATTTCTGAGGACCCCTATATATAAAAGTCAAACTGTCAGGTTTTTCACAGAGTGAGTCAAAAAGTGACACAACGAAATCCCAACAGTGCAGTAGTATAACCTTGTCACTCACTGTCAATCCTgtttttcccaaataaaaatttacaaataccCTCTGGTAGAAAGACGATTAACATATAAAATTGAATAGAATGGTTGAATATACAGTGAGgattgtatatttcaaacatatGCCTGGAATCTTACAAATGTGATCCCTTGGCAAGAAGGCTAGACTTCAATAGTTAAATCACTTGACATGTTCATCACTATGGACAGGGGACAGGGCAAGACAACGGAAGCTGTTCGTATTCAGTCTGTCAAccgtttattttgttgtttagtAATGCATATTTCATGATTCAGACTTGTTTGGTTTTATTGTCAGAATTCGTCCTACATATCCGAATATACAATGGGGATCATTGTTTGCTTTCGTTGACATGGTGCGAGTAagtcatgtacattgtgtgcatGCTCTGTACGTACgttttacatatactgtatgGTGTATAGAGCATGTCAATAGGAAGTGCATGTGATGGGGGCGTGTCAATATGAAgatgaaatatattttcaacGGCAAAACAAGAGAAAACATACTTTAACATATTTTAGGTGTGACTACTGTGCATCTTTAGGGCCAcctctcataaaatattgtgaatCACTGGCCCCATTGTATCATAGCATGCATGCAGCAAACGTAAGGTCACGTCATCTCGTTTCAAGTTGCACGTCAGCCATGAAAGGCGAGTTTTTTGTATCTCTTTCGGTCGTAAACGTTGGTTACATAATATCACAAATAGTACTTACTCTTGTAACTCCAACTGTTATTGCTGCTATAAATCCTGTTAGCGACGCTCCAAATAGTAACGCTGTTTCAACTAAGAGAAAAATGTGTATCTCCGCCATTTTGGGTGTAAAAAGACTTTCGTTTGCTACTGTTAAAATTGCGCCCTCATGGTAGAGAAAATGGAAAGTGACAGTGGGGTGTGTTCTTGATGActcatgggggtgggggggggggattgtaaCGAGATTAGGGACAAGTATTTCAGCTGTAAGGACAGTCGTAAGAAAATACTGGCTCTTCTCTCCTTATTTTTACACTCTTTTTCCCGTTGGGTACTGATGCAACAATCACTCAAGGCATGCACAAGTGTTTTTACTtgactcaataaattacaaccTTTGATACTCAAATGTCTTGAAATAACTATTAAAAGTCAGTAGAACTTTTacgtaaaatatttttattgataaaattattGATGACAGCAACATATTAGGTAAATGTCACGGTGTGCATTAATTAACATTGCCAAgatcaaaagtgaaatgaacacagCCTCAATAGTTCATTACTATATTCAAAATGTGCGCAAAACATGAATACATCAAccttttaaagtaaaaaaaagcaAACccttgatataaaaaataacttatttacAGTTAGATTCTATATAATAAGAATACAAACACTACATTCTACAAGCCTCTTGCGTCTGAATAAATAAAGCAAAATATAAAGTTTGAATACAGTAAAGCTATAGATAACTGTCATAATACTGCGTAATAAAGGCACTTAAGAATGGAAGACAAGAATGTCAGGAAAACGAAGACAAGATATCGATATAGCTGCCAAATATCATAACAGACTTCAGGTAATATTGGGTGATTCCTTATCGGTTTATAAGAAAAGAAGCAATGCAAAGGCACTTGATGTACATCACCATCTTATGGTGGAAGTATCAAACAAAACAGTAAAAACTATAAAGTATCAAGAAGTGGCAACTTAAATCATGTGAAAAGACCACAAATTGATAAtcataactatattttactcTAAAAACTTGCAAACTGACCGTACCATATACATAGCATgtgaataaatgaaaatgtaaattgaCTTTAACCATATACTTGATAATGAATTTCAATGAAAGCCATACTGTTTAATGCATGCTAGTCTTAAATGTCACATAGTTTAATTGCAGTACATAAGCAACAGCCTCCTTGTCAAATATATTGTCCAAATATTTTCTTATCTATACCTAGTATATTAATATCATTCATGTTGTATAATAGTGGTGGgatttgatatatgtatcaatgtCGCAACCTGTATTACTTAACAATGCAGTATTTCTCACTACTTTATGTCACTGCTATCAGTAAACAAGTTTCAAAGTTACCCACTGTGGACCAGTTTCGAACAATAATTAAAATTAGAcaaaaatacttttcatttaagCTGTCTAAAGACAAAGTACACATTTGATATGTTCACAATAAGATGTATTGATATTTGGTCCTCTCAATGatcaatgaatatataatgaaagaGTAAAAGTCTTGACCGGGGTAATATCTGTCAGAATAgaatatagtttatagttttAATCAAAACAGGAGGGATGAAACAGTGTGATATTTGTAATATAGCTTATGCC is part of the Glandiceps talaboti chromosome 2, keGlaTala1.1, whole genome shotgun sequence genome and encodes:
- the LOC144453627 gene encoding transmembrane protein 179B-like isoform X1 produces the protein MAEIHIFLLVETALLFGASLTGFIAAITVGVTRDNFNGCPLYGDINWVNDTKPVIKSYGAATSCNFCVGVQVVAALFALVNAIYHIYVLLKKENKNMWIVPSLLVNGGFTIVIFIQACVVSVGFLQWCDAVTESTNIHSCRDGQHQNWNLIPAHGHIDGSNFYDYLKTAEITCWVSFLIFGTMVALTITRCVLARRRQPTKELSSQGTTSDRAVITQSEQSPGVI
- the LOC144453627 gene encoding transmembrane protein 179B-like isoform X2 — its product is MAEIHIFLLVETALLFGASLTGFIAAITVGVTRDNFNGCPLYGDINWVNDTKPVIKSYGAATSCNFCVGVQVVAALFALVNAIYHIYVLLKKENKNMWIVPSLLVNGGFTIVIFIQACVVSVGFLQWCDAVTESTNIHSCRDGQHQNWNLIPAHGHIDGSNFYDYLKTAESTSWFSFLFWGALLAVSFIQRLRDNRLPEDHTDEERKPVLTPSPPVQT